The Opitutales bacterium DNA window CCGAGGACAATATACTTGCCATCGATGAGCTCTTGCCGGGCTGGGAAAAGAATTCTGCTTCGTACCTCGTCGATATGAAGTCTAGCGAAGGGGTGATGTGTACTGTCTCCATCGACTTTGATTGTGTCACTCCGCAAATCGTAGCCGACTTTCTTGAGTCTTTAGAGCCCATTCTTCAGCAGTCGCTCTTCGCTAAGAATCTCGAAAGGACCGCGCGCGCGCTGGAGCAGGAAAAGAGCGAGGCCCGTGAGGCGATGGCGTCGAAGAATGAGTTTTTGACTAACGTCTCCCACGAAATCCGCACGCCAATGAATGGGATCATTGGGATAGCCGATCTTCTCTTAGAGACGGAACTCTCAGCCCAGCAGCGCGAGTATCTTTCTATGATCCGTGACTCCGGGACGGCACTGCTGTCGGTGGTAAACGATATCCTGGACTTCTCGAAAATGGGAGAGGGGCGTGGCCTTATCCTACAGGAGGTGGCTTTTGATTTTCGCAAAAATATTGAGGATACCGTTAAGACTTTGGGAGTCCGGGCTCGGGAAAAACAGATCGATCTCTCCGTTTTGATAAAGCCGAACGTCCCGAATCGTCTACTCGGAGATGTGGGGCGCTTGCGCCAAATTCTAATTAATCTATTAGGTAATGCTGTTAAATTTACAGATACGGGCGAGGTCTTTGTAAAGGTCGAGGTCAACGATCACAGTGAAAACGGGGTGGTGCTCTTGTTCGCGGTTAAGGACACTGGAATTGGAATACCCAAAGATCGGCAGCAAAAGATCTTTTCTTCATTCCAGCAGGCGGATGGCACGACATCTCGGCTCTATGGTGGCACTGGACTTGGCCTGAGTATTTCAACTGAGCTGGTCTCCAAAATGGAGGGTCGAATTTGGGTCGACAGTGTGTATGGTCAGGGCTCGACCTTCTACTTTACAGCCCGTCTAAAAGTCGCGCCAGACGTAGATTTTTTTCCACCGGGACTCAACCCCAAGCCGTTGGCTGGCAAACGTGCCCTAGTTGCTGTGGGAAATAATAATCACCGTGAATTTATCCGGCTCTGCTTTGATGAGTGGGGTGTCGAAGGTGTGTTTATCCGTGCGGGTAACCTTGTTCTCTCTCAACACGAATATTATAACGCACGCCAACATCCGTTCGACATTACACTCCTCGACACGAGCCTCGAGGAGTCGAATCGACAGGCTTATCTCGACGGTCTCTTGGCGGGCTCTGTCATCTCTCGACAATTGGTATTGATCCTCCCCGTATCCGCCAGCGCTGAGTATACGGAACGTTATTCTCTGATGGGTGCGAAGCGAATGATCAGCAAGCCGGTGACCCATGCCGAATTATTAGAAGTCTGCCTGCGTGTCGTAAAGGGAGGCAAAGACTCCAGACATGCCTTTGGCGCCTTGCCAGCTCCGGTCACTGCTGCGACGAATAAAGAAGCACGTGCAACCCATTCCATGCGGATTTTACTCGTTGAGGATAATGAGGTAAACCGCCGGGTTGCTCTGGGAATTCTAAACAAGCGTCAACACCAGGTGGATGTAGCTATTAACGGAATCGAAGCAGTGAAGCGTTTCCGTCAGGCCCGCTACGACGTAATCCTTATGGATATCCAGATGCCGAAGATGGACGGTCTGGAGGCGACGAAGATCATTCGAAGTTCGGAAGGTGATAATCGAGAGCGAACTCCTATCGTGGCCATGACCGCTCATGCGATGAATGAGGCTAAGGACGAGGCTTTTGAAGCGGGTATGGACGACTTCATCTCCAAGCCACTCGACCGGCAGCTATTTATAAAAATGGTCGAGAAATTTTCACCCGAATCCAAAGGTAAAGAGCTGTCAGAAGATGCGATGGAGCCCAAGGAAGATCCAACGCTGCGCAGTGTGAACAAGCTGCAGTTTTTCAATAAATCAGTTTTTTTGGATCAGATTGGAGACGACCCTGAGCTGATGGTCAGTATCATAGACCTTTATGAGAGCACCACCCCTGAGCTAATGAATAAGCTCCGCCATGCATTGAAACAGATGGACAGTGACGGAGTTCACAAGGTCTGCCATTCTATCAAAAATAGTCTCGGGCCATTTGGTGCAGAGCCTGCGATAGAGACGATGCGGCGACTTATCGAGGTGGTCGATAAAGACGAAAATTTCGAAAAAGCCCGTCTAATTGCTCAGGATTTAGAACAGGACCTCGACGGACTCCTTGAAGAACTGAAGGTTTACAAAGAAAATCTAAATCCGAAGAGCTAGGACCAGTTTACCAAGACGACGTGTCCCTAAAAGGAAGCCTCTAGAAAAGTCTTCCGTAAAAGGGCTCGATTAAGCCGGCATGTGATGTTCGCTGCGTCAGTCATTCTTCTTTAGATCCTCAATCTGCGGCTTGAGCACCTTCTCGTAATAATCCGGTTCAATGCCATGGGATAGTTGGATATTCAGATGACGCCCCATGAATTCTTCGATCGTCTGCCAGCCTTCGTCTGGGATACGGATTTTCTTCGTGTAGGCGCAGATCGTGAGAATGTTTTCAAGCTGTTCGATGCGGCTAGTCGAGTTGAGAATACGTTCGGCGACTCGTAAACGGATACTCAGCTCTGAGCGGTTCAGAGGCTTATTGAGGAAGTCATCGACACCATGCTCCATAGCAATGTGGTAGTTCCGCTTTTCATCAGTGTTGGCGGTGAGCATGATGAAGTATGTGTAGGGCGTATCGGGGCGATTACGGATCTGCTCGCAGAGTTGAACACCGTCGAGGCCAGGCATCAGCCAATCACTTACCACGATACGAAATGGCTCAGCATTATAGCGTTGCCAGGCTTCTTCACCATCATTGGTCGTGACCACTTCGAACCCCTCTGTCGCCAGATGGCTGGCGAGGATTTTTTGCGGTATTGGGTTATCTTCGGCGACAAGGACTCTCACGATCAAAAATAGCTAACTTTATTTGGGACGGAATATGTCAATCTTGCTTGAGTCGACTTCTATGAAAGGTCCACCGATCAGATCGATACAGTAGGGAATCGCAGGAAAAACAGCCTCTAGGCATTCGCGAATCGCCTTAGGCTTGCCAGGTAGATTCACAATGAGCGTTTCGCCCCGTATCCCTGCGGTCTGCCGAGAAAGAATCGCGGTCGGAACGAATTTGAGCGACGTGGCTCGCATCAGTTCGCCAAAACCCGGCATCATTTTCTCACATACTGCTTCCGTAGCCTCGGGCGTTACGTCGCGAGGAGCGGGTCCAGTCCCGCCAGTGGTGATGATAAAGGAACACCCCTCATCCTCCGCAAATCGCTTGAGCGTAGCCTCGAT harbors:
- a CDS encoding response regulator; translated protein: MRVLVAEDNPIPQKILASHLATEGFEVVTTNDGEEAWQRYNAEPFRIVVSDWLMPGLDGVQLCEQIRNRPDTPYTYFIMLTANTDEKRNYHIAMEHGVDDFLNKPLNRSELSIRLRVAERILNSTSRIEQLENILTICAYTKKIRIPDEGWQTIEEFMGRHLNIQLSHGIEPDYYEKVLKPQIEDLKKND
- the mog gene encoding molybdopterin adenylyltransferase, which codes for MKIGVINVSDRASAGVYEDIPGKSAVALFDEWITSEFETAYAVVPDEQDQIEATLKRFAEDEGCSFIITTGGTGPAPRDVTPEATEAVCEKMMPGFGELMRATSLKFVPTAILSRQTAGIRGETLIVNLPGKPKAIRECLEAVFPAIPYCIDLIGGPFIEVDSSKIDIFRPK
- a CDS encoding response regulator → MRIGFIDPVPSQENAQFYLGARLACLEEGVDFAVHSDLSILNDQTVSGMILNNLAGDFENEARGFLGPSFPMVCISRKETIASRVFWDYKRALKEALQHLVELGHRNIVFICYAAEREPFYKERIEAFKAVVSTHFEDVLVPFYILEADDPEDARKRIGEVILENPEISAIVSGINHLGLSLRTAVELQGKRIPRDVAVIDFDNLSRALSEYGHGRFSAVCPPYYCMGYQAAKIVIAKTRNRREPRVREIIDSDFVIRGTTDANRQGEYSVFPEDLPEEAPGIYELARFFFSSDVISVEVALQLARELLATTQKKKRFRRAFFETTFKAVSLGLSPFFAHAQAIQMENVARTIGRDVELVVRIKEVFEAVRRAQVDYGFTAERYATFERQKLTEARERSQHKSEDQPTILVFLTALLRGVSHLGASVQSVMLFDHTILDADGQPEVQVWRLNDEEAWSKYVPEDNILAIDELLPGWEKNSASYLVDMKSSEGVMCTVSIDFDCVTPQIVADFLESLEPILQQSLFAKNLERTARALEQEKSEAREAMASKNEFLTNVSHEIRTPMNGIIGIADLLLETELSAQQREYLSMIRDSGTALLSVVNDILDFSKMGEGRGLILQEVAFDFRKNIEDTVKTLGVRAREKQIDLSVLIKPNVPNRLLGDVGRLRQILINLLGNAVKFTDTGEVFVKVEVNDHSENGVVLLFAVKDTGIGIPKDRQQKIFSSFQQADGTTSRLYGGTGLGLSISTELVSKMEGRIWVDSVYGQGSTFYFTARLKVAPDVDFFPPGLNPKPLAGKRALVAVGNNNHREFIRLCFDEWGVEGVFIRAGNLVLSQHEYYNARQHPFDITLLDTSLEESNRQAYLDGLLAGSVISRQLVLILPVSASAEYTERYSLMGAKRMISKPVTHAELLEVCLRVVKGGKDSRHAFGALPAPVTAATNKEARATHSMRILLVEDNEVNRRVALGILNKRQHQVDVAINGIEAVKRFRQARYDVILMDIQMPKMDGLEATKIIRSSEGDNRERTPIVAMTAHAMNEAKDEAFEAGMDDFISKPLDRQLFIKMVEKFSPESKGKELSEDAMEPKEDPTLRSVNKLQFFNKSVFLDQIGDDPELMVSIIDLYESTTPELMNKLRHALKQMDSDGVHKVCHSIKNSLGPFGAEPAIETMRRLIEVVDKDENFEKARLIAQDLEQDLDGLLEELKVYKENLNPKS